In one window of Pelosinus sp. IPA-1 DNA:
- a CDS encoding DUF6282 family protein produces the protein MGKISLKNVIDMHVHSMPDIRQRAYNDFELMEAAIRVGARAIVIKSHHGTTMNRAFLVNEHNKMVHQGDNDFTMFGSVTLNNAIGGLNPVAVETGLKMGAKVVWLPTTHAANQLQKDGKTGGIECLDNGKVKEPLKEIFKMVKEYDAVLGTGHLSPKEIFPVVDQAKGMGLNKIVITHPEFWVVGMSHEDQIRIVKDYDVYLERCYAQPMGGGVYKSNLEDNLLIINEVGYKNVMVDTDGGQVENPHWELALEEYMQYLANNGITEEKLDVMTRKIPSMLLGL, from the coding sequence ATGGGAAAGATTTCTTTAAAAAATGTCATTGATATGCATGTTCATTCAATGCCAGATATCAGGCAAAGAGCATATAACGATTTCGAGCTGATGGAAGCAGCAATCAGAGTTGGTGCGCGGGCAATTGTAATCAAATCACACCATGGCACAACAATGAACCGTGCGTTTCTGGTAAATGAACATAACAAAATGGTTCATCAAGGGGACAACGACTTTACTATGTTTGGTAGCGTAACTTTGAACAACGCCATTGGAGGTCTGAATCCCGTAGCGGTAGAAACCGGGCTGAAAATGGGCGCGAAAGTAGTCTGGCTGCCAACAACTCATGCTGCAAATCAACTCCAGAAAGATGGGAAAACAGGCGGTATTGAATGCTTAGACAATGGGAAGGTAAAGGAGCCACTCAAGGAAATCTTTAAAATGGTTAAGGAGTATGATGCTGTTCTTGGGACAGGCCATTTGTCTCCAAAAGAAATTTTTCCTGTTGTCGATCAGGCGAAAGGCATGGGACTGAATAAAATCGTCATAACTCATCCTGAGTTTTGGGTGGTAGGAATGTCACACGAAGATCAGATAAGAATCGTAAAAGACTATGATGTGTATCTAGAACGATGTTATGCTCAGCCAATGGGTGGCGGTGTTTACAAGAGCAATCTTGAAGACAATCTACTGATCATAAACGAAGTGGGTTATAAAAATGTAATGGTGGATACAGATGGCGGACAGGTTGAAAATCCTCATTGGGAACTAGCTTTGGAGGAGTATATGCAGTACCTGGCTAACAACGGCATTACAGAAGAGAAGCTTGACGTAATGACAAGAAAAATTCCATCTATGCTACTTGGATTATAA
- a CDS encoding SLC13 family permease translates to MISLVVVLAIAISIILGYRTKINTGFFAISFSYIIGCFILNLKSSEVVGMWPINIFFVIFAVSLFYNVALVNGTLEKLSMHLLYGCRKFPQMLPFAIFFAATLIAGLGAGFFTVMAFMAPITLLLCEKTGMSKMIGAVAVNYGALAGANFMTSQSGIIFKSLIEAAGYHDTAFAYTTTIFITTMIIPILVISGLLLFTNNKKILSKNLNIERPEIFDQKQKITLYLIVLMMVIVLAAPILHMILPLNKNITFINSKMDIGLIAIVLSVVALMLKLADEKRVIAQVPWSTLIMICGVGMLISVAIKAGTITILASWIGTNIPTLLVPIALCIVGGIMSFFSSTLGVVCPALFPIIPSIAAVTGINPMILFTCVVIGAQATAISPFSSGGSLLLGSCTTEEDRNSLFSRLMFRAVPLCLTTSTIVSIIIFIVL, encoded by the coding sequence ATGATTAGCTTAGTTGTGGTACTAGCAATCGCAATTTCCATCATCTTAGGTTATCGGACCAAGATCAACACCGGATTTTTTGCTATTTCCTTTTCCTACATCATTGGATGCTTCATTTTAAACTTGAAATCGAGTGAAGTGGTTGGCATGTGGCCAATTAATATCTTCTTTGTTATTTTTGCAGTTTCTCTTTTCTATAACGTTGCTCTTGTAAACGGCACATTGGAAAAGCTCTCCATGCATTTGTTGTATGGCTGTCGCAAATTCCCGCAGATGTTACCCTTCGCTATTTTCTTTGCAGCAACACTGATTGCTGGTTTGGGAGCAGGCTTCTTTACAGTCATGGCCTTTATGGCTCCTATTACGCTCCTGTTATGTGAAAAAACAGGGATGAGCAAAATGATCGGTGCAGTGGCCGTAAACTATGGCGCACTGGCCGGGGCTAATTTTATGACCAGTCAAAGTGGTATTATCTTTAAAAGTTTGATTGAAGCCGCCGGCTATCATGATACGGCTTTTGCTTATACAACGACTATCTTCATAACCACTATGATTATCCCTATTTTGGTTATTTCCGGGCTCTTATTATTCACTAATAATAAAAAGATACTTAGTAAAAACTTGAATATCGAAAGGCCGGAAATTTTTGATCAGAAGCAGAAGATAACCCTGTATCTTATTGTTTTGATGATGGTAATCGTATTAGCCGCTCCTATTTTACACATGATCCTTCCTCTTAACAAGAATATTACCTTTATCAATTCAAAAATGGACATTGGTCTTATTGCCATAGTGCTTTCTGTAGTGGCACTTATGCTCAAGCTTGCTGATGAGAAAAGGGTGATTGCCCAGGTTCCTTGGAGCACATTGATTATGATTTGCGGTGTCGGCATGCTCATTTCCGTGGCAATCAAAGCAGGAACTATTACGATTTTGGCAAGTTGGATTGGTACCAACATTCCAACTTTATTGGTGCCGATTGCTCTATGTATTGTTGGCGGAATCATGTCATTCTTCAGCAGTACACTGGGGGTCGTTTGTCCGGCTCTTTTTCCCATCATCCCGTCAATTGCAGCTGTAACAGGCATTAATCCTATGATCCTCTTTACCTGTGTTGTTATTGGTGCCCAAGCGACGGCGATTTCTCCTTTTTCTTCCGGCGGAAGTCTGCTATTAGGTTCATGTACTACTGAGGAAGATCGTAATAGTTTATTTTCTCGGCTAATGTTCCGTGCGGTTCCTTTATGTCTTACAACCTCTACAATCGTAAGTATAATAATCTTTATTGTCCTATAA
- a CDS encoding VOC family protein — protein MYKVAHVGLVVKDADQSSLFYQQILKCELVNSYQDERIKLVFLNSGGQIIELVQRLQESVPEQRTAGVVDHIAFEVEDVSAEMERLRAAGVTLLSDKPNSLGKSLQNFFFLGPDGERLEFIQGML, from the coding sequence ATGTACAAAGTAGCACATGTTGGACTCGTCGTGAAGGACGCAGATCAATCGAGCTTGTTTTATCAGCAGATTTTAAAATGTGAGTTGGTTAATTCCTATCAAGATGAGCGGATAAAGTTGGTTTTCCTCAATTCTGGTGGGCAAATTATCGAATTGGTACAGCGTTTACAAGAGAGTGTACCAGAGCAACGTACAGCTGGAGTAGTAGACCACATTGCCTTTGAAGTAGAGGATGTCTCAGCAGAAATGGAAAGGCTGCGTGCTGCCGGAGTCACTCTCTTATCTGATAAACCAAATTCTTTGGGGAAAAGTTTGCAAAACTTCTTTTTCCTAGGGCCTGATGGAGAGCGATTGGAGTTCATACAGGGAATGCTATAA